The following proteins come from a genomic window of Salvia hispanica cultivar TCC Black 2014 chromosome 4, UniMelb_Shisp_WGS_1.0, whole genome shotgun sequence:
- the LOC125224507 gene encoding protein RESPONSE TO ABA AND SALT 1-like produces the protein MANFSTFYEGWLSRQEDYLRRLESLLSPVDGFDRERECREMIPRVMEHYREFYREKAAAVEEDVFVSMSPPWMSSFERSLLWITGFRPSILFPIMEAALAEEELAAGQRRRIEEVKAESRRREREITQAMARVQETMAEQPVYGLIKQFGGGAAAAGEKMRAAVEEVKAAMRGVVGEADELQGWTVGEVVEALGPVQGVRFLAAVGRFQLRARRWGVERDG, from the coding sequence atggcGAATTTTAGTACTTTTTATGAAGGGTGGCTGAGCCGTCAGGAGGACTACCTCCGACGGCTCGAGTCGCTACTGTCCCCAGTGGACGGTTTTGACCGGGAGCGGGAGTGCCGCGAGATGATCCCCCGGGTGATGGAGCACTACCGGGAGTTCTACCGGGAGAAGGCGGCCGCGGTGGAGGAGGACGTGTTCGTGTCGATGTCGCCGCCGTGGATGAGCTCGTTCGAGCGGTCGCTGCTGTGGATCACGGGTTTCCGGCCGTCGATCCTGTTCCCGATCATGGAGGCGGCGCTGGCGGAGGAGGAGCTGGCGGCGGGGCAGCGGCGGCGGATCGAGGAGGTGAAGGCGGAGTCGCGGCGGAGGGAGAGGGAGATCACGCAGGCGATGGCGCGGGTGCAGGAGACGATGGCGGAGCAGCCGGTGTATGGTTTGATTAAGCAATTCGGCGgcggggcggcggcggcgggggaGAAGATGAgggcggcggtggaggaggTGAAGGCGGCGATGAGGGGGGTGGTGGGGGAGGCGGACGAGCTGCAGGGGTGGACGGTGGGGGAGGTGGTGGAGGCGCTGGGGCCGGTGCAGGGGGTGAGGTTTCTGGCGGCGGTGGGGCGGTTTCAGCTCCGGGCGCGGCGGTGGGGAGTGGAGAGAGACGGTTAA